Proteins from a genomic interval of Spirochaetota bacterium:
- a CDS encoding TldD/PmbA family protein produces the protein MRIEPPAHLCDKCRWYDVIGTSGRSVPVSFRNNRLYSIAEKESSGLGVRVNVDGKVGFSFTSENEGLEAAMRRAIEIAPFGEPEDYSLPPVSNPPVVALDTGRLEETDIAPVLSAAEETIARILAAFPGAQVDMNISYGSGERRILNSEGFQGAYRHSSFGAGITATIVSPDGVRLSVSEGVSSTGPVSYGAAVERLLWKLERAHGLRRLPGGVLPVICTPKAFASLLGIVASGLSARSVFKGISPFAGKLGQRVFSERFTLSDDPLADGSVYSYPFDDEGVPARTKNIIERGEITEWISNLKYAALLGVRPSGNGSRGHSSLPEPSFSNVVVDGGEDDFDSLRAAVRSGVLVDQFIGLGQSNTLTGEFKASLDLAYAIENGEITGRVKDCMLSGNLFELLAAGTVFSRERLHYGAALVPFALFPAVHFTS, from the coding sequence ATGAGGATAGAACCGCCCGCGCACCTGTGCGATAAATGCCGCTGGTATGACGTCATCGGTACCTCGGGGAGGAGCGTTCCCGTTTCGTTCCGCAACAACCGGCTCTATTCCATTGCCGAAAAGGAATCGAGCGGCCTCGGGGTGAGAGTGAACGTCGATGGTAAGGTCGGCTTTTCCTTCACCAGCGAAAACGAAGGCCTCGAGGCGGCGATGCGGCGGGCGATTGAGATCGCGCCTTTCGGCGAACCCGAGGACTATTCCCTTCCTCCCGTGTCTAATCCGCCGGTCGTGGCGCTGGACACCGGAAGGCTGGAAGAGACCGATATCGCGCCGGTGCTGTCGGCGGCGGAAGAGACGATCGCGCGCATTCTCGCCGCCTTCCCCGGGGCGCAGGTGGACATGAACATATCATACGGTTCGGGCGAGCGTCGCATCCTCAACTCGGAGGGGTTCCAGGGCGCCTACCGCCATTCGTCCTTCGGTGCCGGCATAACGGCGACGATCGTGTCCCCGGACGGCGTCCGCCTGAGCGTAAGCGAGGGAGTTTCTTCGACCGGTCCCGTATCGTACGGCGCGGCCGTCGAGCGGCTGTTGTGGAAACTCGAACGGGCGCACGGCCTCCGCCGACTGCCGGGCGGGGTGCTTCCCGTAATCTGCACGCCGAAGGCCTTCGCGTCGCTCCTCGGAATCGTCGCCTCGGGGCTTTCGGCCCGTTCGGTTTTCAAGGGAATCTCGCCGTTCGCCGGGAAACTCGGACAGCGCGTCTTCAGCGAACGCTTTACCCTTTCGGACGATCCGCTCGCAGACGGTTCGGTGTACAGCTATCCCTTCGATGACGAGGGGGTCCCGGCACGGACTAAAAATATTATAGAACGGGGCGAAATTACCGAGTGGATATCCAATCTGAAATATGCAGCGCTCCTCGGCGTGCGGCCCTCAGGGAACGGCTCGCGCGGGCATTCATCGCTTCCGGAGCCTTCGTTCAGCAACGTCGTGGTGGACGGCGGGGAGGATGATTTCGATTCGCTGCGCGCCGCAGTACGTTCCGGCGTTCTCGTCGACCAGTTTATCGGGCTTGGCCAGTCGAACACGCTTACCGGCGAGTTTAAGGCCAGCCTCGATCTCGCCTATGCGATCGAGAACGGCGAGATAACCGGCAGGGTGAAGGACTGCATGCTGAGCGGCAACCTTTTCGAACTATTGGCCGCCGGGACGGTCTTCAGCCGCGAGCGACTGCACTATGGCGCCGCGCTTGTGCCCTTCGCCCTGTTTCCCGCGGTGCACTTCACGAGCTGA
- a CDS encoding L-2-amino-thiazoline-4-carboxylic acid hydrolase: MLKAAVEEFGRERGKRIAETASKKRKPLSLRNRLIYTDISPENFEASPSFPEGDLQARVGRCSFFGAAERWGLGEYAKPYCKYADYAILDGYNPDVKLVLEQRQWSGRGNCVFRYSLKEENKGRVSS, from the coding sequence GTGCTGAAGGCGGCCGTGGAGGAATTCGGCCGCGAACGGGGAAAGCGCATCGCCGAAACGGCCTCGAAAAAAAGGAAACCACTCTCCCTGCGCAACCGGCTTATCTATACCGACATATCCCCGGAGAATTTCGAGGCATCACCGTCCTTTCCCGAAGGTGACCTCCAGGCAAGGGTGGGCCGCTGTTCGTTCTTCGGCGCCGCCGAACGCTGGGGGCTCGGCGAATACGCGAAACCGTACTGTAAATACGCGGATTACGCCATACTCGATGGCTACAACCCTGATGTGAAGCTTGTGCTCGAGCAGCGGCAGTGGTCGGGGCGCGGCAACTGCGTCTTCCGGTATAGCCTGAAAGAGGAGAACAAGGGGAGGGTCAGCTCGTGA
- a CDS encoding nitronate monooxygenase, protein MKTRITKLFGIKYPIILSGMSWISVPKLVAAVSNAGGLGILATGVMTAEETREAVREIRKLTKKPFAANVTLYFPGAERNLQVLIEEKVPVINYALGKGDKLTKAVHAYGGKVVATVTTHKHSLAAERSGADALIVTGHEAAGHGGAVTSLVLIPSIVDAVKIPVIAAGGFADGRGLAAALALGAEGISMGTRLMNTKESPVHESMKKLSIEKQIYDTIYTPKVDGLPARFMKSEIALKMAKRPLNLITAAFNSREIAKSLGFPWFKLAFAILISGYGKARQMATMANGFKAFKAGTIEGDNVTGVLPLGQVTGLITDTPSVKQVVERVVAEARAVKKKVGPMIG, encoded by the coding sequence ATGAAAACACGCATCACAAAACTCTTTGGCATCAAATATCCGATAATCCTCTCCGGGATGAGCTGGATAAGCGTACCCAAGCTCGTGGCGGCGGTCAGCAACGCCGGGGGGCTGGGTATCCTCGCCACGGGCGTCATGACCGCCGAGGAAACCCGCGAGGCCGTCCGCGAAATAAGGAAGCTCACCAAGAAGCCCTTCGCCGCAAACGTCACCCTCTATTTCCCGGGAGCGGAACGAAACCTGCAGGTCCTTATCGAGGAGAAGGTTCCCGTTATTAACTACGCTCTCGGCAAGGGTGACAAGCTGACAAAGGCCGTGCACGCGTACGGCGGGAAGGTGGTCGCAACGGTGACCACTCACAAGCATTCACTCGCCGCGGAGCGCTCCGGCGCCGATGCGCTCATCGTAACCGGACACGAGGCCGCCGGACACGGAGGGGCGGTGACCTCGCTCGTGCTCATTCCGAGCATCGTCGACGCGGTAAAAATTCCCGTCATCGCCGCCGGCGGGTTCGCCGACGGGCGGGGGCTCGCCGCCGCGCTGGCCCTCGGAGCCGAGGGCATCTCGATGGGCACGCGCCTGATGAACACGAAAGAAAGCCCGGTCCATGAGAGTATGAAAAAACTGAGCATTGAAAAGCAGATATACGACACCATCTATACTCCAAAAGTGGACGGCCTGCCCGCCCGCTTCATGAAATCCGAGATAGCGCTCAAGATGGCGAAACGCCCCCTCAATCTCATCACCGCGGCCTTCAACTCAAGGGAGATCGCGAAGTCGCTGGGCTTTCCCTGGTTTAAACTCGCGTTCGCGATCCTTATTTCGGGTTACGGCAAGGCGCGGCAGATGGCCACCATGGCGAACGGTTTTAAGGCCTTCAAGGCCGGTACTATCGAAGGTGATAACGTCACTGGAGTGCTTCCGCTGGGCCAGGTTACCGGCCTTATCACCGACACCCCGAGCGTCAAACAGGTGGTCGAGAGGGTCGTAGCCGAGGCCAGGGCGGTAAAGAAGAAGGTGGGGCCGATGATTGGCTGA
- a CDS encoding FAD-dependent oxidoreductase — translation MFPHLFSPITINNLEVKNRIAYPSLGLLYSYDGTLNERYYEYFREKAIGGAGIVTVGPVGIDKAGSGVIVLSLASDESIEPFKKLATIIKDAGARAWIQLFHAGAYAFSIMLDGEKPVAPSEVYSRYSKETPRALRIEDIKNLQQAFVNAALRAKEAGFDGVEIIASAGYLITQFLSPLKNLRTDEYGGSFENRVRFPREVIEKIRSAAGPDYPLAVRMAGNDFVPGSNTDLETPQFARVYEKAGIDLINVTGGWHEARVPQLPMELPRGGYSYLALNIKKEVSVPVMASNRIARPELAERMIRDGACDMVNLGRVLIADPYWPEKARAGRQDEIRPCVACNQGCTDTIFSAKPVFCIVNPRAGYESQRNLEKAETPLRVMVVGAGPGGLEAAVTAAQAGHAVELYEKSDEIGGQLWIAGAPPHKEELWGIVHYYKTMLAKQAIRVHLNTEVTIEIIKKMKPDHVIVAEGAAPLMPPIEGLDDTCVISSWKVLRENPMLGTRIAVIGGGAVGLETALFLAAKGTLSPEMVHFLMAHEAESPERIRELMFHGSKQVTVFEMLPKIGKDIGKSTRWVVKMALQRHGVEVLTGARVVSIKDGRLTYEREGGEHRLKFDTVVLASGSRPVKKLSEALEKEGVACTAIGDCVRPAKINDAIHEGFMAALAIGRVPVKA, via the coding sequence ATGTTCCCACACCTTTTCAGTCCCATCACGATAAACAATCTCGAGGTCAAAAACCGTATCGCTTATCCGTCCCTGGGCCTCCTCTACTCCTATGACGGCACGCTCAACGAGCGATATTACGAGTACTTCAGGGAGAAGGCGATAGGCGGCGCGGGTATCGTTACCGTGGGCCCGGTGGGAATCGACAAGGCCGGTTCCGGGGTGATCGTTTTATCACTTGCGAGCGACGAATCCATCGAACCATTTAAAAAGCTTGCTACGATCATAAAGGACGCCGGCGCACGCGCCTGGATACAGCTCTTCCACGCCGGGGCGTACGCGTTTTCAATCATGCTCGACGGCGAAAAACCGGTGGCGCCCTCGGAGGTCTACTCGAGGTACTCAAAGGAAACACCGCGGGCGTTGAGGATCGAAGACATAAAAAATCTGCAGCAGGCCTTCGTTAACGCCGCGCTCCGCGCGAAAGAGGCCGGCTTCGACGGAGTCGAGATCATCGCCTCGGCGGGCTATCTCATCACCCAGTTCCTCTCGCCGCTCAAGAACCTGCGCACCGACGAGTACGGCGGCTCGTTCGAAAACCGGGTGCGCTTCCCGCGCGAGGTGATCGAAAAGATCCGCTCGGCCGCGGGGCCCGACTATCCGCTGGCGGTTAGAATGGCGGGTAACGATTTTGTTCCCGGAAGCAACACCGATCTCGAGACCCCGCAGTTCGCGCGGGTATACGAGAAGGCCGGCATCGACCTGATCAACGTTACCGGCGGCTGGCACGAGGCGCGCGTACCGCAGCTCCCAATGGAGCTTCCGCGCGGAGGGTACTCCTACCTGGCGCTGAATATTAAAAAGGAGGTGTCGGTTCCGGTGATGGCCTCGAACCGTATCGCCCGGCCTGAGCTCGCGGAGCGGATGATACGCGACGGCGCGTGCGACATGGTTAACCTGGGGCGCGTATTGATCGCCGATCCCTACTGGCCCGAAAAGGCCCGTGCAGGGAGGCAGGACGAGATTCGCCCCTGCGTGGCCTGCAACCAGGGCTGTACCGATACCATCTTTAGCGCGAAGCCGGTCTTCTGCATCGTGAATCCGCGCGCCGGATATGAGTCGCAAAGAAATTTGGAAAAAGCCGAAACGCCGCTTCGGGTGATGGTGGTTGGCGCGGGGCCGGGCGGGCTTGAGGCGGCCGTCACCGCCGCGCAGGCCGGCCATGCGGTCGAGCTCTACGAAAAAAGCGACGAGATCGGCGGACAGCTCTGGATCGCCGGTGCGCCGCCGCACAAGGAAGAGCTTTGGGGGATTGTCCATTATTATAAAACGATGCTTGCAAAACAAGCCATCAGGGTGCATCTGAATACCGAGGTCACTATCGAGATTATTAAAAAAATGAAACCCGATCATGTAATCGTGGCCGAAGGTGCCGCGCCGCTGATGCCGCCCATCGAGGGCCTCGATGATACGTGCGTGATATCCTCGTGGAAGGTGCTGCGCGAGAACCCGATGCTTGGCACGCGCATAGCGGTGATCGGCGGCGGGGCGGTGGGCCTGGAGACGGCGCTGTTCCTGGCCGCCAAGGGGACGCTCTCGCCGGAGATGGTGCATTTCCTCATGGCCCACGAGGCCGAGAGTCCCGAGCGCATCCGCGAGCTCATGTTTCACGGATCGAAACAGGTGACGGTCTTCGAGATGCTGCCTAAGATCGGCAAAGACATCGGCAAGTCCACACGGTGGGTCGTGAAGATGGCCCTGCAGCGCCACGGCGTCGAGGTGCTCACCGGCGCGCGCGTCGTTTCCATTAAGGACGGAAGACTGACCTATGAGCGGGAAGGCGGGGAGCACAGGCTCAAGTTCGATACCGTGGTGCTTGCATCGGGATCGCGCCCGGTAAAAAAGCTTTCCGAAGCGCTCGAAAAAGAAGGCGTCGCCTGCACCGCCATCGGGGACTGCGTGCGCCCGGCCAAAATCAACGACGCCATCCACGAGGGCTTCATGGCCGCCCTCGCGATAGGCCGCGTGCCGGTCAAAGCGTAA
- a CDS encoding methylglyoxal synthase, protein MEKIKNIALVAHDNRKKDLVEWVEWNYQLLLGHDLICTATTGKLIQETLADKVLQHGSNGHTGGQKITKLKSGPLGGDQQLGAMIAEGHVDILIFFWDPMTQQPHDVDIKALLRIAVLYNIPTACNRSTADFMISSHLMEQSYHPRIKDYSIYMSRDIR, encoded by the coding sequence ATGGAAAAAATCAAAAACATCGCGCTCGTCGCGCACGACAACAGAAAGAAAGACCTTGTGGAATGGGTCGAGTGGAACTACCAGCTGCTCCTGGGGCACGACCTGATCTGCACGGCCACCACGGGGAAACTCATCCAGGAGACGCTTGCGGATAAAGTTTTACAGCACGGGAGCAACGGCCACACCGGCGGTCAAAAGATCACAAAGCTTAAATCGGGCCCTCTCGGGGGCGACCAGCAACTTGGCGCCATGATCGCCGAGGGGCACGTCGATATCCTCATATTCTTCTGGGACCCCATGACGCAGCAGCCCCACGACGTCGACATCAAGGCACTGCTCAGGATCGCCGTGCTCTATAACATTCCCACCGCATGCAACCGCTCGACGGCCGATTTCATGATATCTTCACATCTCATGGAGCAGTCCTACCATCCGCGGATAAAGGACTATTCGATCTACATGTCCAGGGACATCCGCTGA
- a CDS encoding DUF2461 domain-containing protein translates to MINRRTLEFLKKLAANNSREWFHANRPLYDDARTNMREFVTLLLGEISKFDHTVTGVEAEDCLFRIFRDTRFFREKTPYKTNFGSFMKSGGRATPGAGYYLHIEPGNCFVSGGIYMPPGPLLLAIRTAIARDPGPFKKIIAAPALVRLFGGLSGETLVTAPKGFPRDHPDIELLKYKHYMVFREVSEKTVLSKEFASVCIEAFMAMRKFNAYLNEVMGL, encoded by the coding sequence ATGATCAACAGACGGACGCTTGAATTTCTTAAAAAACTCGCAGCGAACAATTCGCGCGAATGGTTCCACGCCAACCGCCCGCTCTACGACGATGCGCGCACAAACATGCGAGAATTCGTCACGCTTCTGCTCGGTGAAATCTCAAAATTCGACCACACCGTAACGGGCGTGGAGGCCGAGGACTGTCTTTTCCGCATTTTCCGCGACACACGGTTCTTTAGGGAAAAAACGCCATACAAGACGAACTTCGGATCGTTCATGAAAAGCGGCGGCCGCGCGACGCCCGGCGCCGGCTACTACCTGCACATCGAGCCCGGAAACTGTTTCGTTTCGGGCGGCATCTATATGCCCCCCGGCCCGCTGCTTCTCGCCATCCGCACGGCGATCGCGCGCGACCCGGGCCCGTTCAAGAAAATCATCGCCGCGCCGGCGCTGGTGAGGCTTTTCGGCGGGCTGTCGGGGGAGACGCTCGTTACGGCGCCGAAGGGATTCCCGCGGGACCATCCCGATATCGAACTATTGAAGTACAAGCACTACATGGTGTTCCGGGAGGTAAGCGAAAAGACCGTTCTCTCGAAGGAGTTTGCCTCGGTATGCATTGAGGCGTTTATGGCGATGCGGAAGTTCAACGCCTATCTTAACGAAGTGATGGGGCTCTGA
- a CDS encoding DUF5329 domain-containing protein, which produces MNKPLACLAFAIALAALIPPHHSGAADIDPLERGRIHSLLNALERSGFAFIRNGASYTAREARAHLKMKLDRAGGRVKTAEQFIDYCATRSSSTGRPYLVRLPDGSTVEAGKWLRTRLAEIDVKNTDGAEKAP; this is translated from the coding sequence ATGAATAAACCACTCGCATGTCTTGCTTTTGCCATCGCACTGGCTGCGCTCATCCCGCCCCACCATTCAGGCGCGGCCGATATCGATCCGCTCGAACGTGGTCGCATACATTCCCTGCTCAACGCACTCGAGCGTTCGGGATTCGCGTTTATCCGCAACGGCGCCTCATACACGGCGCGCGAGGCCAGGGCGCATCTGAAAATGAAGCTTGACCGCGCCGGCGGGCGAGTTAAAACGGCCGAACAGTTTATCGACTACTGCGCCACCCGCTCGTCATCGACCGGCAGACCCTATCTTGTACGCCTCCCTGACGGTTCAACGGTCGAGGCAGGAAAGTGGTTGCGTACGCGGCTTGCCGAAATCGACGTAAAAAACACAGACGGCGCGGAGAAGGCACCATGA
- a CDS encoding sodium/solute symporter (Members of the Solute:Sodium Symporter (SSS), TC 2.A.21 as described in tcdb.org, catalyze solute:Na+ symport. Known solutes for members of the family include sugars, amino acids, nucleosides, inositols, vitamins, urea or anions, depending on the system.) — protein MENLLSFTRTDVSWIDLGLLFIYLSGITVYGYLFKNRVHTSRDYFLAGKSLPWWIIGMSIIGTNIGSNDYVGGAGGAYRIGIAQANFEWIGAIPAMIIAAFIFIPFYWRAGVFSIPEYLGRRYSEPVRVIAALILSLFSVLIVGVFLWATALMLQTYLGWPVLLSIVVTAGVVGLYTVSGGLAAVAYTDAVQLVIMFAGAVVVAVIGINAAGGAVNFATQLQERFPDHLHAFLPSTHDEFPWPGVLMGLGLVLSPAYWCTNQAIMQRCLGARTEWDGKASMMFAAMAKTFVPLLIVLPGFFALLMAPERLGVSDQALPWVVKNLLPPGVSGLLFVAFIAALQSSISSTLNSASVMVTRDILGVMRRKSLGDAAELRLGRIITIAALAAGILCAPLTAQFRGIYVYVQQLLSFFQGPVFALLLMGILFNRITPRAGLWSLLLGLAFAALLGFAGLNMLYMAFWSFVMSVALLFGISAFTKPKSASELENLTYTSVVKEAVDV, from the coding sequence GTGGAAAATCTCCTCTCTTTCACCCGTACCGACGTAAGCTGGATCGATCTGGGACTCCTTTTCATTTATCTTTCCGGTATCACCGTGTACGGCTATCTGTTTAAAAACCGCGTGCATACCTCGCGCGATTATTTCCTCGCGGGCAAAAGCCTGCCGTGGTGGATCATCGGCATGTCCATCATCGGGACGAACATCGGATCGAACGATTATGTCGGGGGCGCGGGGGGAGCGTACCGCATCGGTATTGCGCAGGCAAATTTCGAATGGATCGGAGCCATCCCGGCCATGATCATCGCCGCATTCATCTTCATCCCGTTCTACTGGCGCGCTGGCGTCTTCTCGATCCCCGAGTATCTGGGCAGGCGCTACTCCGAACCCGTACGGGTTATCGCGGCGCTCATCCTTAGCCTGTTCTCGGTGCTGATCGTAGGCGTGTTCCTTTGGGCCACCGCGCTCATGCTTCAGACTTATCTGGGCTGGCCCGTACTCCTCAGCATTGTCGTTACCGCCGGGGTCGTCGGTCTGTACACGGTCTCCGGGGGGCTCGCGGCGGTGGCCTATACGGACGCGGTGCAGCTGGTCATCATGTTCGCCGGAGCGGTGGTGGTTGCGGTGATCGGCATCAACGCGGCCGGCGGGGCGGTCAATTTCGCGACACAGCTTCAGGAGCGGTTCCCCGATCACCTGCACGCTTTTCTTCCGTCCACGCATGATGAATTTCCCTGGCCGGGGGTGCTCATGGGCCTGGGCCTGGTTTTGTCGCCGGCATACTGGTGCACCAATCAGGCGATCATGCAGCGCTGTCTCGGCGCAAGGACGGAGTGGGACGGGAAGGCGAGTATGATGTTCGCCGCGATGGCCAAGACCTTCGTGCCCCTGCTCATCGTGCTTCCGGGCTTTTTCGCCCTGCTCATGGCGCCGGAACGCCTTGGGGTGTCGGACCAGGCGCTCCCGTGGGTGGTGAAGAACCTGCTTCCTCCCGGAGTGTCGGGGCTCCTTTTCGTCGCCTTTATTGCGGCGCTGCAGTCGTCGATTTCATCCACGCTCAATTCGGCTTCGGTGATGGTGACGCGGGACATCCTGGGTGTGATGCGGAGGAAAAGCCTGGGTGACGCGGCGGAACTGAGGCTGGGCAGAATTATTACGATCGCGGCACTCGCGGCCGGAATCCTCTGTGCGCCGCTTACCGCTCAGTTCAGGGGGATATACGTTTACGTACAGCAGCTTCTTTCATTTTTTCAGGGGCCGGTGTTCGCTCTCCTGTTGATGGGTATTCTGTTTAATCGGATCACGCCGCGGGCCGGTCTCTGGAGCCTGCTGCTCGGGCTTGCGTTCGCGGCCCTGCTGGGGTTTGCCGGGCTCAACATGCTCTACATGGCCTTCTGGAGCTTTGTGATGTCGGTCGCACTCCTCTTCGGGATCAGTGCGTTTACAAAGCCGAAGAGCGCATCCGAACTTGAAAACCTTACCTATACATCGGTGGTGAAGGAGGCGGTCGATGTTTGA
- a CDS encoding tetratricopeptide repeat protein, with product MLAAAQPAISEDFFSYSLMAAGARDPETKIGYWTSAIENWTVDAGEFPLSRAFFNRGTAYARMGMTKRAIADYDRAVAADPRFAKAYNNRGILRWASGDRDGAIADYERAVAASPSFFEAYYNRGIARSAMGDHHLAIDDYTRAVSISTRYAKAYNNRGIARAAIGEYPDAIADYKRAIEIDPNDPIFYNNRGVVLVRMDRPDEALADFSRALALNPSYTAARRNRGIANHLAGKYGAAAEDYREVLMQNPGDREIDMGRRRALAGEKLPPLTVTGDETRATGRVLSPDEKKRIGPFARQGGARTGMREPGPEEKRAAVTHYERGRALAKKGRLVPAIAELSRAVRLNPDESGVYVERGRLHAQRGDLMKAGEDYDRAIALGPESPIQYYNRGIILYKKGQYARAIEDFTRAIILDPADPESYNNRGSARLAAGEPGEAVRDYSRALGLRGDYARAYANRGVAMFYQDDFPGALADFNSALRIDPREGMALHNRGIIHYVLGDRGGSLDDFNAAIALDPGNSYSRIWRLAIAAGSSDAGMAAYMAQERTRYARHSPSWPVALMRGFLGIVPDAELLRKASAVNDARLAKRRRAEALYYLGLRKKMIEKKKGQAMDYFKRSLAEDSSMVHTGRLARFEVSGG from the coding sequence ATGTTAGCGGCAGCGCAGCCGGCGATATCGGAGGATTTCTTCTCGTACAGCCTAATGGCCGCCGGTGCGCGGGATCCGGAAACGAAGATCGGGTACTGGACGTCCGCGATAGAAAACTGGACGGTGGACGCGGGAGAGTTTCCCCTGTCCCGTGCCTTTTTCAACCGCGGTACCGCGTACGCGCGTATGGGGATGACGAAGAGGGCGATCGCCGATTATGACCGGGCCGTCGCGGCCGATCCGCGTTTCGCGAAGGCATACAATAATCGCGGGATACTCCGCTGGGCCTCCGGCGACCGGGATGGCGCGATCGCCGATTATGAGAGGGCAGTCGCGGCTTCTCCTTCGTTTTTCGAGGCCTATTACAACCGCGGGATAGCTCGCTCGGCCATGGGGGACCACCACCTCGCAATCGACGATTACACCAGGGCCGTTTCGATCTCGACGCGTTACGCGAAAGCCTATAACAACCGCGGGATAGCGCGGGCCGCGATCGGAGAGTACCCCGATGCGATCGCCGATTATAAACGGGCCATCGAGATCGACCCGAACGATCCCATCTTCTACAACAACCGGGGCGTCGTCCTCGTGCGAATGGATCGTCCCGATGAAGCGCTGGCTGATTTTTCCCGGGCCCTTGCTTTAAATCCCTCGTATACCGCAGCGCGCAGAAACAGGGGAATAGCCAATCATCTTGCCGGTAAGTACGGAGCGGCCGCGGAGGATTACCGCGAGGTGCTGATGCAAAACCCCGGAGACAGGGAAATAGACATGGGCCGGCGGCGCGCCCTCGCCGGGGAAAAGCTGCCTCCATTGACGGTGACGGGGGATGAAACTCGAGCGACAGGTCGCGTTCTCTCTCCGGATGAAAAGAAGAGAATCGGCCCGTTCGCGCGTCAGGGCGGCGCGCGAACGGGCATGCGCGAGCCTGGCCCGGAGGAGAAGCGCGCTGCCGTTACGCATTATGAACGGGGCAGAGCGCTCGCGAAAAAGGGAAGACTGGTGCCGGCGATAGCGGAGCTCTCGCGGGCGGTACGGCTTAACCCCGATGAAAGTGGGGTGTATGTGGAACGCGGAAGGCTCCACGCGCAGCGGGGAGACCTAATGAAGGCCGGAGAAGACTACGACAGGGCGATCGCACTCGGGCCGGAGAGCCCGATACAGTACTATAATCGCGGCATAATTCTGTATAAAAAAGGACAGTACGCTCGCGCAATAGAGGATTTTACGCGCGCCATAATACTCGATCCCGCTGATCCCGAATCGTACAACAACCGGGGCAGCGCCCGCCTTGCCGCCGGCGAGCCCGGCGAGGCTGTCCGCGATTACTCCCGTGCCCTGGGTCTGCGGGGCGATTACGCCCGTGCCTACGCAAACCGCGGTGTGGCCATGTTCTATCAGGATGATTTTCCAGGGGCACTCGCCGATTTCAACAGCGCGCTCCGTATCGATCCCCGGGAAGGAATGGCGCTCCATAACAGGGGGATCATCCACTATGTGCTGGGCGACCGCGGAGGCTCGCTTGACGATTTCAACGCCGCCATTGCGCTCGATCCGGGCAATTCGTATTCGCGGATATGGCGCCTGGCCATCGCCGCCGGATCGTCGGACGCTGGAATGGCCGCTTACATGGCGCAGGAACGCACGCGATACGCCCGGCATTCCCCGTCGTGGCCGGTGGCGCTTATGCGTGGTTTTCTCGGTATCGTTCCAGACGCGGAGCTTTTACGAAAAGCATCCGCCGTGAATGATGCACGGCTGGCGAAGAGAAGGCGGGCCGAGGCGTTGTATTATCTGGGTCTGCGAAAGAAGATGATCGAAAAAAAGAAAGGGCAGGCCATGGACTATTTTAAGAGAAGCCTGGCGGAGGACTCATCCATGGTCCACACCGGTCGTCTCGCGCGCTTTGAGGTGTCGGGCGGCTGA